CGGGAAGCCCCAGTTTCGCCTTCTCAGAGGCGATCCTGAAGTCGCACATGAGAGCGACCTCCAGTCCGCCGCCCAGCGCGTACCCGTTGACGGCGGCGATCATGACCTTGCTCGACGTCTTTATCTTGTAGATGATGTGCTGGTTGCCGGTGATGAAAGCGGTCCTGCCTGACCCCGCTTCCTTGATCTCCTTCACATCGGCCCCGGCTATGAAGGCCTTGCTTCCCGCGCCCGTGATAACCGCCACGACGATCGCGGGGTCTTTCTCAATGTCATCGAGGGCTTTGTCCAGTTTTGTGAGGACGCTGTCGTTCAATGCGTTCAAGGCTTCCGCCCTGTTGATGGTGATATGCGCGATGGAACCCAGCTTTGAAAATAGAATGTCTTGTTCGCCCATTTGTTTCACCTCATGGAAGCTCATTTCATGTAATGAAATATACCATACGGAAAATTATTGTCAAGAAAATTCATGAGAACTTTTCGTTACCCTTCTATTACGGCCTATTAGCTTGATATCCGGCTGTGCTCACCATCGACTGTCACGCCATGTTGTGAGTGCTCAGTTCACGTGATGGACCATAGGATACCGGTTTCAGGTTTCAGGTTTCAGGAGTAGAAGACCGTCTCACGTTTCAGGTTTCACGTCAGAACAACCAGTGCGAAGACGGGGGGGAAGAAGGGTGGCGGGATGAGGAAAGGATGGGGATCGGGATGACGGGGGAGCCTTCGGGCTGCCCGGCATCATCGGAGCCCCCTTAAGACTGGTGCGATTCCTTTTGTCCTTTGCCTGGAACCTGGGACCCGAAACCTGCGACCTCAACGAAACGGAGGGGCCGCCAGGGCCCCTCCGTTTCACGCGGCTATTTCTTCTCGTAGGGGCTTTTCAGCTTTCTTTCTTTTTCCTGCTTGCTCCAGTAGTCGATGCGCTCATAGATATAGTTCAACTGGGCCTGCATGTCGGCCTTCTTGGATCCCTTGCTTTCCATGCTCTTCATGTAGTCGTCGATGACGGGCTGCACTGCCGCCTTCATCTTCTTTAGCTCCGCGTCGGGAAGGGTGAGGACCTTTCCGCCCTTCGACACCAGGTAATCCATGCCGGCCTGGTCGGCCTGCAGGGTTGTCACCGCGTGCTTGTCGACCCATTCCTCCGCCGTGTCCGTCATGATCTTCTGGACGTCCTTGGGCAGGGAATCCCATTTTCTCTTGTTCATCGCCACGTAGAAGGTGAATATCGAACCGGCGCCGCGCTGGGAGAGGTAGCCGTACTTCAGCACGTCACCGAGTCTGAAGCCCTTCCATATCTCCATCGCGTCGTAGACACCGTCAAGAAGACCCCTCTGACACGCGTCGTACACGTCACCCATCTCGAGCGCGACGGGGGTCGCACCCATGGCCTTGATGATGTCGGCAGGCCTTCCCGTTCCCCGGATCTTCATGCCCTTGAGGTCATCGAACTTCTTCAGCTCCTTCTTCGTTGTGGCAAGGATCTGGGGACCGACGGACCAGAAATAGAGGACATGGACCTTGTCCCATTCTTTCGGTTTGAACTTCTTGTAATAGTCCCATTTCACGTGGGTCGCCACGAAACCGCTCGTGTAGCCCACGGGCAGGTCGAGTATCTCCGTCACCGGAAAGCGTCCCCTGGTATAGCCGATGTGGCTGTGCCCGATGTCGGCCACGCCGCTGACCACCCCGTCGTACGTCTTGGGAAAAGTGGTCAGCGTACCGCCGGAGTAATGGGTGATCTCAACCCTGCCGTTGGTCCGTTTCTTGACCTCATCACAGAACGCCGCCATCACCGGCGCCGACGAAAAGGTCATCGGGTGGGGGTTGGAAAACTTCAACTTGATGACCTTCTCCTGGGCCATCCCTGCCGAGACACCTGTCACCATCAGTGCCACCGCCATCAGTGCCACCAAAAACCATTTTCCTTTCATTGCATCCCTCCTTTGTTATTCTTGCGGAGCCTTCGCGCTCCTTATCGCCTGTATCGGTTACCTTCCCATCAGATACTTCGGAAGCCATGTAGCGATCTCCGGGAACACGAAGAGTATGGCACCGAAGACCGCGATGCCGGCCAAAAAGGGCATGACACCCTTGTAGACCTGTGACATGGGCGTGTTCGTGAGTTTGTGGACGACAAACACGTTCGAGGCGACGGGTGGGATAACGATGCCTATCATGACGGTGATCGCTATCATGATGCCGAACCATATGGGGTCGACATTCATCTTCTGCACGGCTGGGTAAAAGACGGGCGTCGCAAGTATCATGAACGCGAGGTCATCGATGAAGGACCCACCGACGAGATAGACGAAGAAGATGACGACGAGGATGATATTCTTGTGGACGGGGAGTTCCATGACCCACTCGGATATGTACATGGGAATGTTCGTAACCGTGATGAAA
This Syntrophorhabdus sp. DNA region includes the following protein-coding sequences:
- a CDS encoding TRAP transporter substrate-binding protein; protein product: MKGKWFLVALMAVALMVTGVSAGMAQEKVIKLKFSNPHPMTFSSAPVMAAFCDEVKKRTNGRVEITHYSGGTLTTFPKTYDGVVSGVADIGHSHIGYTRGRFPVTEILDLPVGYTSGFVATHVKWDYYKKFKPKEWDKVHVLYFWSVGPQILATTKKELKKFDDLKGMKIRGTGRPADIIKAMGATPVALEMGDVYDACQRGLLDGVYDAMEIWKGFRLGDVLKYGYLSQRGAGSIFTFYVAMNKRKWDSLPKDVQKIMTDTAEEWVDKHAVTTLQADQAGMDYLVSKGGKVLTLPDAELKKMKAAVQPVIDDYMKSMESKGSKKADMQAQLNYIYERIDYWSKQEKERKLKSPYEKK
- a CDS encoding crotonase gives rise to the protein MGEQDILFSKLGSIAHITINRAEALNALNDSVLTKLDKALDDIEKDPAIVVAVITGAGSKAFIAGADVKEIKEAGSGRTAFITGNQHIIYKIKTSSKVMIAAVNGYALGGGLEVALMCDFRIASEKAKLGLPEAGLGVMAGYGGTQMLPRLVGPGRAKYMILTGAILNAREAYEIGLVDKVCAPEDLNSEVTAIAEKIAASGPLSIKGSKEAIDRGLALSLEEALKLELSIYDKVANSEDAEDGLSAFLEKRKPVFRGK